GTACCGACGACGATGCGCCCGCTTCCATGCAAAAGGGCAACACGCTGATCGCGCTGCGCAACATTGCGCAGAATCCGAATCTCCCGGCGGGCGACACGCCCGAGCCGCAGCTCTTCGGGCTGGCCTACAACTACCGCCTGTTCGACGCCAAGCTCGAGTGGGATACCAAGGTGACGGACCTCTTCAAGCTGCGGCTCGACGGCGAGTACGTGCGCAACCTGGCGTACAACACGAACACCGCCTTCAGCGCGGCCTCGACGCCGGTCAACAACTACAACAACGCGAGTTCGTCCAGCACAGTTACCCAGGCGGACTACAAGAGCGGCGCCAACGGCTTCCTGTTCAAGGTGACGCTCGGCGAGCCGGATACGCTGGAGAAGGGGCAGTGGAACTTCTCGGTGACGTACAAGTATCTGGAACCGGACGCAGTGCTCGATGCGTTCACCGATCCGGACTTCAACCTGGGCGGCACCAACGCGAAGGGCTACATCATCGGCGCGCAGTATGCGGTCGCACGCAATGCGTGGTTGTCGGCCCGCTATCTGAGCGCACGCGAAGTCTACGGGCCGCCGCTGTCGATCGACGTGCTGCAGCTCGAACTTGACGCCCATTTCTGAGGCGAGCCATGAGAACGTCCACCCAAGCGTGTCACCGCATCCTGCTCGCAGCCGGCTTGCTCGGCGGCCTGTTGTGCGTCGCCGCGCCGGCTTCGGCGCAGAGCATCGAAGACCGGTTGCGCTCGCAACTTCGTACCACTACGCAGCAGTTGCGCGATCTGCAGGACGGGCAGGCGCAGTTGCAGGCCGACAAGGCCCAGGCCGAGCAGCAGCGCGACAAGGCGCAGGCCGACCTGAAACAGGCGCAAGCCGACCTGGCCGCTGCCAAAGGCAACTCGGGCGAGCAGGCGGCCGCGCAACGTTCGCTCGCCGCCGAGAAGGCGAGTCACGCGAAGGACGACCAGCAACTGGCGAAATATCGTTCGGCGTACGAAGACCTGGTCGCGCAGTCGCGTTCGCATGACGCCGAACGTACCCAGGCGGAAGGCCAGCTCAAGACGGCATCTGCGCAACTGCAGACCTGCGAGGCAAAGAACGCCCAGCTCTATGAAGTGGGCCACGAGATCCTCGATGCGTATGAGCACGTCGGTTTCGGCACATATCTGAAATCGCGCGAGCCGTTTGCGCAAAGTGCGCGCGTGAAGTACGACGAGATCGGGCAGGACTTCGGCGACAAGCTCTACGCCGGGAAATTCGATCCGCGCGCAGCGGCAGCGCCGGCGTCCGCGCCGGCGGCGTCGAAGTAGGGCAGCGCTGCTCGGGCTGCTTCATGGATGGGCGTCTCGATGCGCAGCGCGCACGACCTGTCGGGCGTGTTGGCATTCACCAGAACCAAGGGAAATGATCATGGCAAGCAAGGAAACGGAAGTCGCACAAACCACCACCGCACAAAAGGTGCTCGAAGCAGTGGCGGTCGAACAGGTGGCGGATCTTTTCAAGGCGGCGGGTTACCGCGTGACCCCCGCCGAGCAGAACGGCATCGTTCAGTTGATGAGCGCGAGCCAGGGAGTGGGCTTTGCGGTGCGCTTCGGCAACGCCGCCGCGACCCAAGGCGCCTACCTCGACTACACGCTGAGTTGTGCGATGCAGGTGCAAGGCGAACTGCCGCCGGAACTGGTGTTGAGCTGGAATCGCTCGAAGCGTTTCGCGCGGTTGTCTTCCACCGCGCAATTCCTGCTGCTGGAGATGGACGTGATCGTCGCCGGTGGTGTGACCGAGCGCTATCTGAGCTCGACGATCGAACTGTGGGACCGCCTGATTCAGGAGTTTCTGCTGCATCTGCGCAACCGTCCGGCGATCGCGCAGGCCCAGCAGCAAGTGCAGCAGAGCCAGCAGGCGCCTGCGGCGAAGCGCGCCGAGGCGCAGCCGGCTGCGGAAGCAGGCGACGCCGCTCACGGGGCGACCCTGCAGTGAAGCCGCGCGGCTATAGCGGCAGCTGGATCGGCGCGCTGGCAGCGGCGGTGGTCGGCTTGTTCGGATTCGGCGCGCCGGCGCAAGCCGGTACGGTGCCGGTCGATCAGGCACCCCAGGCATGGGTGACGTACGCGCAACGGATCTCGGCCCACTTCCAGGCGGCGCTCGAAGGCGAAGCGCCCGCAGCGCAGCGTTTTCACGCGTTTCTCGAGCAGCGGATGCAGCCCGACGCGGCTTCCGGCCCGACCGGGGTGCCGGTGGTGTTGAGCATCCGGACGTGGATCGGTGCGACGGGACGCGTGACGCAGGTGGAATTCGCGCCGTTCGGCGATCCGCAGGCCGAGGCGGATCTGCGGCAGGTGTTGAGCGCGCAGTCGGTCGGCCGCGCGCCGCCGCCCGGCATGCGGCAACCGGTAGTAGTGCGCCTGAGTCTGGCTGCACAGTTGTAGGCGACGGCGCGTTGCGCGACAGCGCACGGTCGTCGATTGGCTAACGCAGGAGTGGGAGGTTTTCGATGAAGACAGTTGCCAGGGTAGTGAGCGGCCTGCTTGTATGCGGGCCCCTGATGGGCGTCTCGCTTGCGGCGCACGCAGAGGACGACGTGATTGCCAGCACCGGTCAGGCGTCCGTCACGCAGTCGGATATCACGAGCGTGCTGCAGTCGCTCGACGCGAATACGCGGATGCGCCTCGCCGCAGATCCGGCCAGACTCGATCGGCTCGTGCGCGCCAAGCTCGCCGAGCAGACTGTGCTGACCGAGGCACGCGCCAAGGGTTGGGACAAGCAGCCGCAGGTGAAGCGCGTGCTCGAGCAGGCGCAGCAGGAAGCGCTCGCGCGCAGCTATCTGGCGTCGATCTCGGCGCCGCCGTCCGATTATCCTTCGGACTCCGATATGCAGACGGCCTACGATCAGAACAAGTCGGTCTTCATCTTGCCGGCGGCGCTGCACTTTGCGCAGATTTTCATTGCCGCTCCGCAGACCGCGGACAAGGCGACGCTCGACGCGGCTCGCAAGCAGGCGGCCGATCTGGCGAAACAGGCGCATGCGAGCGGCGCGGACTTCGCGGCCATCGCCAAGGGCAGTTCGCAGGACAAGGCGAGCGGCGCGAACGGCGGCGACATGGGTTTCGTGCCCGATCAGGCGCTGCTGCCGGAAATCCGCAAGGCCGCGGATGCGATGAAACCGGGCGACGTCTCGCAGCCGATCGAGACCGCCGCCGGTTTCCATATCGTCAAGCTGATCGAATCGCGCCCGGCGAGCGTGCGTCCGTTCGCCGACGTGAAAGAGCAGATCCGTGCGACCTTGCGTCAGCAGCGCGAGGCACAAACCGCCCAGGCTTATCTGGCGAAGGCGGTGGGGCCAGGCACGGTGGCGATCAACGAAGGCGCCCTGAAAAAGGCGCTGAGCGCGGCGCAGTGAGCGCTGCGACAAACGCGTGGTGATCTTGGACAAAGGCCTGCACCCGCTCGACGAGCGCTATGTCGACGAGTACGCGCTGCGCGACCAGGCGGGCGCCGGCGTGCAAGGCGTCCAGGTGACGCTGCGATGTCCGCTGTGCCTCGGGGTGCTGGTGCAGACGCATCGCCAACGGCGCGGGTTCGCCTATTTCAGGCACCTGTCCGACTCGGACTCCGCCCGCTGTCCGCTGGCGACCTCGAACTATCAGCCTGACGGCCTCGTCGTCAGCACCTTGTCGCGACCGCTGGTGGCGCAGGAGCAGCGTGCCCGCTTTCTGTTCAACTGGAAGCGGCACTTCCGGATTGCACGCGGCATGGTGCCGGTTTTGAGTCTCGAGCGCTTCACCGAATTGATCGAATACGCCGACGTCTTGAACCTGTGGTCCTATGCGCCGCTGGAGTTGAAGGACGTGCCCTATGTCCTGCTGGTGCTCGCCGGCTTTATCGCCGTGCGCAGCGGCGAGGAAGAGATGACGTGGGTGCGCTTCTGGTTCGACGGACGGGTGCGCGACGTCGGCGATCTGTGGCGTGCCGGCGCGCCGGCCGCGCAGTTGTTCCGGCTGATGTATCGGGACCCGCTTCATACGCCGTTTCCGACGGCCGCGGAGCTTCTGCACTGGGAGCGGGTGGTGCGGGTCGAGCGGGCGCAGGATATCGGCCGTGTGGCGATCAGCCGGGCTGAAATGCGGGCCTTCGATCGCTTCATGCAGCGCAATGCCGCAAAGCGGTTTGCGCATCGGGAAGACGGCGATGATCAATGAGCGCGAAGAGATAGCCGTTCGGCAGACGGCTGGACCGGGTGCCCGGCGCATGCGCGCGTGGACCTTGGTCGTCGCGGTTTGGATCGGCGCGGCGCTTCCTGCGTCGGCGCAACGGGTGGTAGGTCCACCGGAAGGCGCAGCAACAGCGGCGCCGTCGAAGCGGGTTTGTGTGGACGCCGAAGTGGACGGCGTGCGCGCGCTTTCATACGACTGCCTCAGCCAGCAGCTTGCACCGGCCAGCGTGGCAGGCGGCGCGTCCGCGGCCAATCCCGCGCAAGCGCTTGCCACCGGGCCCTCCAATCGCACGGGCACCTTCAACTACTCCGCCGAAAGCATCCGCTTCGGTTCGAACTGGGGCAAGTCGGTGACGCCGCAGCGTCCGCAACCGCCTCAAGCCGTGCCGCTGCCCCGATGAGCACGCGCGACAAACGCGGCGGGATCGGATCACGCGGCGGGCATGCGGGACGTACACGCTGCGCAGATGCGTCATTCGCAAGGACGTGGGACAACGCTATGAACGACAGGTCGCAATCTATTCGCAAGCCCCGCTGGGTCACGCTCGCGCTGGCGACGACGTGGGCCGCGGCGATCGCAGGCGGCGCGGCACTGCCGCCCGGCGCGCAGGCCCAGGAGTCGGCGCCGGCGCCGCTCGCGCAGGCCGCGCTGCCGAACTTCTCGAGCCTCGTCAAACGCTACGGCCCGGCTGTGGTCAACATTAGCGTGACGCGCGAGGTGACGCAGATGGGCGTGCAGTTGCCGCCCGGCATCGAACCGGGTAACCCGCTTGCGCCGTTTCTGGCGCGGCGCGTAATCGGCAATCGCGAAGAAATGAGCCTGGGGTCGGGCTTTATCGTGAGCAGCGACGGCTACATCCTGACCAACCGTCACGTGGTGGGCGATGCGACCGAAGTCGACGTGAAGCTCACCGACAAGCGCGAGTTCAAGGGCAAGGTGATCGGCAGCGACGCGCTCTCCGATGTCGCGCTCGTCAAGGTGGACGCCAAAGATCTGCCGGCGGTCGTGACCGGCAATCCGAACCGCACCGAGGTGGGCGACTGGGTGATGGCGATTGGTTCTCCTTATGGATTTGCCAATACCGTGACGGCCGGCATCGTCAGCGCCAAGTCCCGTTCGCTGCCCGGCGAGGCATATATCCCGTTCATCCAGACCGACGTTCCGATCAACCCCGGCAATTCCGGCGGCCCGCTGTTCGACCTCGATGGCCGTGTGATTGCGATCAATTCGATGATCTACACGAAAACGGGTGGCTACCAGGGTTTGTCGTTTGCGATTCCGATCGACGTGGCGCTCGACGTGAAGGACCAGTTGCAGAAGACCGGTCAGGTGAGCCGCGGACGGCTGGGTGTGGTGGTGCAGGAAGTCAGCCAGTCGCTCGCGCGCTCGTTTGGGCTGGCAAAGCCGGACGGGGCGCTGATCAGCACCGTGGAGCCGGGAGGGCCGGCCGCGCAGGCCGGCTTGCAACCGGGCGACGTCGTACTGGCAGTCAACGCCACACCGGTCAGCGACTCGGCCGATCTGCTGACGGCCGTCGCCAGGGTCCGGCCGGGCGGTCAGGTCGATCTGCTGGTCTGGCGTTCGAACACCGCGACGCATATGACGGTCACAGTGGGCGCGATGGATGCGAACGGCGCCGCACCCGCTGCGACGCAGACGCCTTCGCGGCTTGGCGTGACGGTGCGGCCGCTGACGCCGCAGGAGCAGCAAAAGGTCGGCGTCGATCACGGTCTGCTGGTGCAGCAGGTGACGGGCCGCGCGGCGAGCGTCGGACTCAAGCCGGGCGATATCGTCCTGTCGGTCAACGAAACGCCGGTCGCGACGATCGATCAGCTTGCCGAGGCGCTCAGGCTCGCGCGTGGGAATGCGGCGCTGCTGATCCAGCGCGGCACGAGCCGCCAGTACGTGCCTATCGACCTCGGCTAGTCACCGCGGTCGCGTGGAACCGTTAGCGGCGCGCAGCGAAACGCGAAGCCCGTGACTTGTGCGCGCCACGACGCACCTGGTTGAAATTGTCAGTACCTTTCGACATGCGGCTGAAACGCCCCGACCACACAATTCGCAAGCACCGACGCTCGCGCCTGCAGCGGCCTTTTGTTGTGTCGGGCCATCCGTGACCCGCATGCGGATGCATAACAAACATCCACGTCGAGGATGCCCATGTTTAGCATGCCAAGCTCGTCCGAACACGCGAGTCAATCGCCCGGGCGCGAGATCGTATTACCGCCGCTCGCGGCAAACTCTTCCACATGGACCAATGTCGCCGCGGCGATCCGGACGATTGTCGAAGACCCCACGCTCGAAATGTACTTCGACGAATACCCGGGGGAATTCGACGCGCTGTCGAAGCAGGTCGACCGGACCGTGGACGCCGCCTTCGAACAGCATGACGAACGCGCCCTTGCGGACGTGCATGCCATTCTGTTCGCACTATATGACCTGCACGTTGCGCCGGCCGCGAGCATGCGCACGCACAACCAGTTCAATCCCTATCTGACCCGTCTGCGCGGCAGCATCGAACGCCGCTGGCTCGGCTCGGCGGCATTGGGCGAGATCGCACCGGTCGAACTGCGCACTCCGCAGGAACTGATCGAGGCGATTTGTTCGACGTCGGCGCGGCATCGCGCTTCGAAGCATCCGCTGTTCGATTTTCTTGAGACGCAGGCCACCCAGACGCAACTCACGGAATTCTTCCGCAGCGATAGTGCGCTCAACATCCGCTTTTTCGATCTGATCGTGCTTGCCTTGCTGGGCTCCGACCCGGCCGTGCGCGGCGAGCTTTCGCAGAACTTCTGGGACGAAGCCGGCAAGGGCGATCCGGTGCGCAGTCACGTGACGCTATTCCGCAACCTGCTGCTCACCACCGGCATTGCGCCGGCCGAGGACGATCACGCGTCCTTGCTCAACTGGCAGGGGCTTGCCGGCTATAACCTGTTCATGATGACCGGCCTGAACCGCAGCCAGGGCTTCAAGTCGCTCGGCGTCATGGCGGTGACGGAACTGCTGGACCCGTCCCAGTATGAAAAGCTCACGCGCGGTTGCCGGCGCCTTGGCCTCGGTGGCGCCGGCGAGCTGGACTACTACGACGAACACGTCAGCATCGATGTGGTGCATGCCGAAGGTTGGCTGTCGAACGTGATCGTCCCGCTGGCCGGTAAATTTCCGCATCGCATGAACGACGTCTACGTGGGCGCCCAATGGCGTTTGAATACCTGCGCCCAGTACTACGACGACCTGCACGAGAGCTTGCTTAGACTCGCCTGACCGCACCTCAACCGCTTCCCGCTCGCCCACCAGGTCGGCGCTTCCCGCGCCCGCCCGGTGGGCTTTTTTTCATTCTCGCGCTCTGCAGTCCTGCGTAATGTTTCAGTAAGGTAATGTCAAAAATAATTCAACGAATTTTGTTGTCTGACCTATCGCCTAAATAGACCGGTCTGTATAGACTGTGTCGGTCTTGTAGCACCTTACTGAACATTACTTCATGTTTGCGTTCGTTTTGCATGCGGTAAGTGCAGGCGAGCTCACACCTTGACGGCGGTTAACCGTAGGTTGTCTTTGCAGGGGACCTGAATGGAAACGTCGGCGACACATAGCGCGCGTTCAATCACGACGCGCGACCTGAGCAAGAATCCGTCGAAGGCATTACGCGATGCAGGCGAGCAGCCGTTGATCGTGATGCGGCATCAGCGACCCATTGCCTGTCTCGTGTCTATCGAACAATGGGCCGAGTTGATGAGCCGGTTGAAAGACGTTGAGTTGAACACCAGCGTGGCGCAGATCGACATGCAGATTCGCAGCGTCGCGCTGGCTACGCCCATGCATTTTTCGTCGGCGCTGCCCGCGCTGGTCGTGGGTACCTCGAGCGGCAAATAGCCTGGCAGACAAGCGCCGTGGCCGGATGCGCACCGGCCGGCGGGACGGGGCAGTGACGCGTTGGATTCGGGTAGTACGACACCGTTCGGACGGCTTCGCGAGATTCTGTTGAGCAGCGTCTCGCAACATCGTCCGGCCCACAGCATGTAGCCGATTGATCGATGTCACTTACACAGAAACCTATTCAAGGCAAACGGCAAGCACTGGTTGCCAAAGCAACTGAGTTGTTCGCGCAGGAAGGCTACCACGCGGTCGGCATCGATCGGATTATCGCGGAGTCCGGCGTTGCGAAGATGACTTTGTATAACCACTTTGCTTCGAAATCCGAACTGGTGCTCGAAGTGCTGCGGCAACGCGAAGAGCAGGCGGCGGAGTCGTTGCGGGCGTTCATCGCGGGCTATACGGTGCCGCTCGAACGCATCAAGGCCGTGTTTCAGTGGCACGAAGCGTGGTTCAGCACGGAGACGTTCTGCGGCTGCATGTTCATCAACGCCGCCTCCGAATTTCCCGATCACGCTGACGCGATTCATCGCGCCGCCGCTGGGCAGAAGCAGCACGTGACGCAACTGATCGGCGAACTGCTCGAAGAGATGTTCGCGCCCGACGTGGCCGCGCGGCTCGCGGAGCAATTCCTGATTCTGATCGACGGGGCGACTGTTACGGCGCAGATTTCGGGTCAGCCGAAATCCGCCATGCTGGCGTGGGAGATCGCGCAGCAGTTGGTGGTGGCGGCAAAAGCGTAGCGGGTGTGAGGGGAATGAGCGATTCCCTCGGCGCACCGTAGATGGATTGTCACAGAATCGGTAAGGGTGCTTTGCGGACTCGTGCGATGACGGCGGGCAGCATACGGGGCACAATGACTCTCGTGGCGGATCTAGCTCCCGGCTGGGGCGAAGCCGGACTCCTCATCTGGCGATTCGTCACACTTCCCCCTTATTCCCTGGCTTTCCCGACGCGCTCAGCGCGATCCGGGTCGCACGCGCGGCTCGCCGCTCGAGCCACGCTACTGCATCACCCCTCTCCCAAGACGCGCGCCGCGCCCGCACTGCTTTGACGGCGCCGGGTCCGCACCGCTTTGACCGCTTGCGGTTTCGACTCGCGCGGCAGCGGTGCGCCCCGCATCTCAGTCATGCTTTGCAGCAGAATCACCGTGTGCTGCTTCACGATACGCATCAGTTTCGCCAGCCGCTCGGTGTCGATGGCGTCCCAGCCCAGCACCCCCAGCGACTTGCGGCAGTGAGTGTGGAACACGAGCAGCGGCCCGTTCAGCGTCAGCGTGCGAATCAGCGTCTCCTCGTCATCCGCCGGACGTCCGAGCAGCCGGCCCACGATCCCCGCGTTGACGGCGGTCATGCGGCGGCTAATGCGCTTCTCGATCATTTCGTACCCTGAGGTGGGCCCGAGCCCCGCTTGCTCGCGCGCCATGAACGGGCGCCAGTGGCTGGATTCGGAGGAGGTGAGCATGAACTCGGCGACGCGCGCCTGAATCGCGCAGAGGGCCTCGATCAGCGTGTTGTCGTCCGCCTGGCTCGCCAGCGCCGCCTCGGCGGCTTCGACCGGGCCCGCGAGCTGTTCCCAGACCCGCGACACGATGTGCTCCACGCAGGCCAGGTACACCCCTTCCTTGTTGTCGAAGTAGTAGCCGATGGCCGGTGCGTTGACGCCCGCACGCTCGGCGATGTCGCGCGTGGAGGCGCCGTCGAAGCCGTGTTCGCCAAACAGGTTGAGCGCCGCCGCGACGATGCGGGCGCGCGTTTCTTCGCCGCGCGGGTAGCCGCCGTCGACGGCATGGCGATGTCTCGGGGAAGGGGACATCCGTCTGTTTCCTTGAAGTTTTCGTAAGCCAGGCAAAAATATATCAATTGACAGAATTTTGCCAACTGGAATAATTATACCAATTGGAAAAAATTTGGAGTCGTCATGTCGGCCACCCTTCCCGTCAACGATGCCGGGGCTGCAACCCCTGCTCGCCGTTCTCCCGCGCGCCGGCTGCTCATGGCGGCCGGCGTGATTGCCCTCGTCGCAGCCGCCGCCTACGGCGTGCGCTGGTGGACTGTGGGCCGTTTCATACAAGGCACTGACGACGCCTATCTGCAAGCCGATAGTATGACTGTTGCGCCGAAAGTGTCGGGATATGTGGCGGAAGTGTTGGTGGGCGACAACCAGACGGTCGCCGTCGGACAGCCGCTCGTGCGGCTCGACAGCCGCCAATACACGGCTGCGCTGGAGCAGTCGAACGCAACGGTGGCGGCACGCCGCGCGGATATCCTGCGTGGCGAGGCCGAGCTGGCGCAGCAGCAGGCGAGCATCGGGCAGGCGCGCGCGCAGCTCGACGGCGCGGTGTCGAACGAGGCGCATGCGCTCGCCCAGGTCAAGCGCTACGAGCCGCTCGCGGTCACGGGAGCCGAGACCGACGAACGTGTCGCCGACCTGCGCAATACGGCGCGCCAGGCGAGCGCCACGCGCGCGGCGGATGCCGCGGCGCTGCAAGTCGCCGAGCGGCAGGTGGCGAACCTGCAGGCGCAGATCCAGCAAGCCCATGCGCAACTCGACGCATCGCTCGCCGCCGCGGACCAGTCGAAGCTCGACACGGACGACACGCTGGTGCGCA
Above is a genomic segment from Paraburkholderia phenazinium containing:
- a CDS encoding TetR/AcrR family transcriptional regulator, yielding MSLTQKPIQGKRQALVAKATELFAQEGYHAVGIDRIIAESGVAKMTLYNHFASKSELVLEVLRQREEQAAESLRAFIAGYTVPLERIKAVFQWHEAWFSTETFCGCMFINAASEFPDHADAIHRAAAGQKQHVTQLIGELLEEMFAPDVAARLAEQFLILIDGATVTAQISGQPKSAMLAWEIAQQLVVAAKA
- a CDS encoding CerR family C-terminal domain-containing protein; translation: MSPSPRHRHAVDGGYPRGEETRARIVAAALNLFGEHGFDGASTRDIAERAGVNAPAIGYYFDNKEGVYLACVEHIVSRVWEQLAGPVEAAEAALASQADDNTLIEALCAIQARVAEFMLTSSESSHWRPFMAREQAGLGPTSGYEMIEKRISRRMTAVNAGIVGRLLGRPADDEETLIRTLTLNGPLLVFHTHCRKSLGVLGWDAIDTERLAKLMRIVKQHTVILLQSMTEMRGAPLPRESKPQAVKAVRTRRRQSSAGAARVLGEG
- a CDS encoding peptidylprolyl isomerase, producing the protein MKTVARVVSGLLVCGPLMGVSLAAHAEDDVIASTGQASVTQSDITSVLQSLDANTRMRLAADPARLDRLVRAKLAEQTVLTEARAKGWDKQPQVKRVLEQAQQEALARSYLASISAPPSDYPSDSDMQTAYDQNKSVFILPAALHFAQIFIAAPQTADKATLDAARKQAADLAKQAHASGADFAAIAKGSSQDKASGANGGDMGFVPDQALLPEIRKAADAMKPGDVSQPIETAAGFHIVKLIESRPASVRPFADVKEQIRATLRQQREAQTAQAYLAKAVGPGTVAINEGALKKALSAAQ
- a CDS encoding type II toxin-antitoxin system Phd/YefM family antitoxin; its protein translation is METSATHSARSITTRDLSKNPSKALRDAGEQPLIVMRHQRPIACLVSIEQWAELMSRLKDVELNTSVAQIDMQIRSVALATPMHFSSALPALVVGTSSGK
- a CDS encoding HlyD family secretion protein, translating into MSATLPVNDAGAATPARRSPARRLLMAAGVIALVAAAAYGVRWWTVGRFIQGTDDAYLQADSMTVAPKVSGYVAEVLVGDNQTVAVGQPLVRLDSRQYTAALEQSNATVAARRADILRGEAELAQQQASIGQARAQLDGAVSNEAHALAQVKRYEPLAVTGAETDERVADLRNTARQASATRAADAAALQVAERQVANLQAQIQQAHAQLDASLAAADQSKLDTDDTLVRSTIAGRVGDRTVRVGQYVQPGTRLMTIVPVQDVYLTANFKETQIGLMRVGQPATIRIDALPGADLHGTVDSFSPGTGSQFALLPAQNATGNFTKIVQRVPVKIRIAAGPETRKVLLPGLSVNVDVDTRSARDTAQRIERENGRG
- a CDS encoding Do family serine endopeptidase; protein product: MNDRSQSIRKPRWVTLALATTWAAAIAGGAALPPGAQAQESAPAPLAQAALPNFSSLVKRYGPAVVNISVTREVTQMGVQLPPGIEPGNPLAPFLARRVIGNREEMSLGSGFIVSSDGYILTNRHVVGDATEVDVKLTDKREFKGKVIGSDALSDVALVKVDAKDLPAVVTGNPNRTEVGDWVMAIGSPYGFANTVTAGIVSAKSRSLPGEAYIPFIQTDVPINPGNSGGPLFDLDGRVIAINSMIYTKTGGYQGLSFAIPIDVALDVKDQLQKTGQVSRGRLGVVVQEVSQSLARSFGLAKPDGALISTVEPGGPAAQAGLQPGDVVLAVNATPVSDSADLLTAVARVRPGGQVDLLVWRSNTATHMTVTVGAMDANGAAPAATQTPSRLGVTVRPLTPQEQQKVGVDHGLLVQQVTGRAASVGLKPGDIVLSVNETPVATIDQLAEALRLARGNAALLIQRGTSRQYVPIDLG
- a CDS encoding YbjN domain-containing protein, whose product is MASKETEVAQTTTAQKVLEAVAVEQVADLFKAAGYRVTPAEQNGIVQLMSASQGVGFAVRFGNAAATQGAYLDYTLSCAMQVQGELPPELVLSWNRSKRFARLSSTAQFLLLEMDVIVAGGVTERYLSSTIELWDRLIQEFLLHLRNRPAIAQAQQQVQQSQQAPAAKRAEAQPAAEAGDAAHGATLQ
- a CDS encoding iron-containing redox enzyme family protein, with translation MFSMPSSSEHASQSPGREIVLPPLAANSSTWTNVAAAIRTIVEDPTLEMYFDEYPGEFDALSKQVDRTVDAAFEQHDERALADVHAILFALYDLHVAPAASMRTHNQFNPYLTRLRGSIERRWLGSAALGEIAPVELRTPQELIEAICSTSARHRASKHPLFDFLETQATQTQLTEFFRSDSALNIRFFDLIVLALLGSDPAVRGELSQNFWDEAGKGDPVRSHVTLFRNLLLTTGIAPAEDDHASLLNWQGLAGYNLFMMTGLNRSQGFKSLGVMAVTELLDPSQYEKLTRGCRRLGLGGAGELDYYDEHVSIDVVHAEGWLSNVIVPLAGKFPHRMNDVYVGAQWRLNTCAQYYDDLHESLLRLA